A part of Spartobacteria bacterium genomic DNA contains:
- a CDS encoding carbohydrate kinase: MMRSVLCLGECLIDFFCTDIGDGLERGMHFEKQAGGAPANVAAGLSKLGCPAYLAAAVGNDPFGRFLVKIMTSHGVNADLIQTSEKLTTMAYVALEADGQRDFVFQRGADAEWKWDSINADVLASCGVLHLGSATAFLDGPLRAAYETALHHATMNNMFISFDPNYRGDLWKGRKEEFVQRVRPFVEQAHWIKVSDEELTLLTGESDMDAALQKMHGMGVSGVAVTLGKKGTLISTRGGSQMVKTPDVKVVDTTGAGDAFVSGFLYQLAQSGQTVQDIREQLSDLATFYQMALFANTVAALTCTKVGAIDALPSLKEVKDLLDLYARGENERC, from the coding sequence GTGATGAGATCAGTACTTTGTCTTGGTGAATGCCTGATTGATTTCTTCTGCACCGATATCGGCGACGGTTTGGAACGCGGTATGCATTTCGAAAAGCAGGCCGGCGGTGCGCCAGCCAATGTGGCTGCGGGATTGAGCAAGCTGGGTTGTCCCGCCTATCTGGCGGCGGCCGTTGGCAACGATCCATTTGGTCGCTTTCTGGTCAAGATCATGACCTCTCATGGCGTGAATGCGGATCTCATACAGACCTCTGAAAAGCTGACCACTATGGCCTATGTGGCTCTGGAAGCCGACGGACAGCGTGATTTTGTCTTTCAGCGCGGAGCTGATGCTGAATGGAAATGGGATAGCATCAATGCCGATGTCCTCGCGTCCTGCGGTGTTCTTCATCTTGGATCTGCGACAGCCTTTTTGGACGGGCCGCTGCGCGCTGCCTACGAGACGGCTCTTCACCACGCGACCATGAATAATATGTTCATCTCCTTTGATCCAAATTATCGCGGTGATCTCTGGAAGGGACGAAAGGAGGAGTTTGTTCAGCGGGTGCGTCCTTTTGTGGAACAGGCGCATTGGATAAAAGTCAGCGACGAGGAATTAACGCTCCTTACTGGTGAATCAGATATGGACGCCGCCCTGCAGAAGATGCACGGCATGGGTGTATCTGGTGTGGCGGTGACTCTGGGCAAAAAGGGTACACTGATCAGTACGCGTGGCGGCTCGCAGATGGTGAAAACGCCTGATGTAAAAGTGGTTGATACCACGGGAGCCGGTGATGCTTTTGTCTCCGGATTCCTCTACCAGTTGGCGCAGTCGGGACAGACGGTACAGGATATTCGAGAGCAGTTAAGCGATCTTGCGACATTTTATCAAATGGCGTTGTTCGCCAATACGGTGGCGGCTCTGACTTGTACCAAAGTGGGTGCCATCGATGCACTGCCTTCGTTAAAAGAGGTGAAGGATCTGCTGGATCTTTATGCGCGAGGCGAAAATGAAAGATGCTGA
- a CDS encoding carbohydrate ABC transporter permease, with product MIKSKKWDVARYALLIFISLLFLFPLVWIILTSLKSEVEVRSSTDILPHSWLWRNYIDAWKSTNFTRQFLNSMVMAVSVTCGQIFTSALAGYAFARLKFMGRSAMFSLTLATLVIPYQLLVLPIFIMFNHIGWIDTYAALIVPSLSNAFGIFLFKQHFETIPMSIEEAAKIDGASRWCTLWRVVLPLSKAPAVTLFLLTFIAEWNDLFKPLVFTSSEEMRTVQLGLTTFQEQFSTNYTLLMAAVVFVTLPVLLMFFIGQKQFIEGIANTGGKE from the coding sequence ATGATTAAAAGTAAAAAATGGGATGTGGCCAGATACGCACTGCTGATCTTTATATCGCTGCTGTTTCTGTTTCCACTGGTATGGATTATATTGACGTCATTAAAGTCAGAAGTGGAAGTCCGCTCTTCCACCGATATTCTCCCGCACAGCTGGCTGTGGCGGAATTACATTGATGCCTGGAAGTCGACGAATTTTACTCGTCAGTTCCTCAATTCAATGGTTATGGCGGTATCGGTCACGTGCGGTCAGATATTTACATCCGCTCTGGCAGGCTATGCCTTTGCCCGGCTGAAATTTATGGGTCGCAGTGCGATGTTCAGTCTGACGCTGGCCACGCTGGTGATTCCTTATCAGCTGCTGGTTCTTCCGATTTTCATTATGTTCAATCATATTGGCTGGATCGATACTTATGCCGCCCTGATTGTGCCGTCGTTATCCAATGCCTTCGGTATATTCCTGTTCAAACAGCATTTTGAAACCATTCCTATGTCGATTGAAGAAGCGGCGAAAATAGATGGAGCCAGTCGCTGGTGTACCTTGTGGCGCGTTGTGCTGCCGCTGTCTAAGGCCCCTGCGGTGACTTTATTTCTGCTGACCTTCATTGCGGAATGGAATGATTTGTTTAAACCGCTGGTATTCACCAGCTCGGAAGAAATGCGTACGGTACAGCTGGGATTGACCACTTTCCAGGAACAGTTCAGTACCAATTATACCCTGCTGATGGCGGCTGTGGTCTTTGTGACATTGCCGGTGCTGCTGATGTTCTTCATTGGACAGAAACAGTTTATCGAAGGTATCGCAAATACAGGGGGTAAAGAGTGA